The Leptospira montravelensis nucleotide sequence GGAATCACCAAGAAATTCATCGAATTCTTCCAATATCTGGTGAGATGTTTCTGACAACACCTGTTTCAATCGAACACCAGGAGCTAGTTGTAACTCTACATCAATGGCTTGTGCATATAGGGCCCCAATGTCACCAAATTCATCGAAAAATATATCCGAGGCTTTTTCTGGATTATCGATGTAATGAAAATTTCCACCTCCGGCCTTTGCTATTTCCACCAACATCTCTTCATTAAAATCATTTCCCACACCAATGGTTGTTGTGGAGATACCCATCGCCAAATGATCCGCTGCAATTTTTACCAATGCATCTCTTTCTTTGATTCCTGAAGTTGGATTTCCATCGGTGAGTAATAAAACTCGTTTATAGGAGTTCGGGATTTTGGACAAACTGAGACTTTTTAAAGCGGACAACCATCCGCCACTTAAATTTGTAGACGTGGCTACTTGGATATTTCGAATTTTATCTGTTACAGAGACTTTTTCTGTTAGGTGAGTGACTGGTTGGATGAGTTGTACATCAGCAGAATAAGCAATGATGGATACAGCATCATGTCTGGTTAGCCAATTGACTAACGCACAAGAAGCTTCAATCACTGCTTCCATTTTTTCACCTTTCATGGACCAACTTTTGTCCACAGCAAGACCTATCACTAATGGTTTACGTTCTGCAATTTTTGGATTGGCTGGAGTACGAAATCGAAGCAACAAATGGTTTTCTTGTAGCTCTTTTTCTTGGATCAGAGGATATTCCAATTTCGCTTCTACGTACATGAACATAAAATGAAATTCTGAATAAATGTTTTCGCAAGAACAATTTAGTTTAATCTGACATCGAAGGAATCATCACAATGTTTGGAAAAATTCACGAAATCTATTCTTCTATTTCTGGCGAAGGAATTTCACAAGGGATCCCAACAGTTTTTATCCGGTTTGCCGGATGTTCCTTACGGTGTGGCAAAACAGAATCAAGATCGTTATGGTGTGACACAGCTTATGCCTTAGGCCCGAACCAAGGTGAAGAAAAAAGTTTAGAATCGATTTGGATGGATTTAGAAAACTTAGATCCTCATCATGGTTACCAAGTTCTACTTTCTGGAGGGGAACCCTTAGAAGGGAAAAACCGTGATCTATCCATTTCTATTGCCAATAAAATTTATAAACATAGAACAGAAGCCGGTTTGCCCTATCCTGCGGCGCGTGTGGAAACCAATGGAAGCGAAAGAATCACCGAAGATGCTTTTTTTATTTTCACTATGGACTACAAATTACCAGGTTCGGGCATGGAAGACCGAATGGATCTGGAAAATTTCCGGATTCTAGAAAAGAGACATAATTCACTTGACGAAATCAAGTTCGTTGTGCGAGATAGAATCGACTTTGATAGAAGTATCGAAGTCATTCGCGAACAAAAAATACACACAAATATATTATATTCGCCTGTCCACGGGGAAGTGGATGCCAAAGAACTGGTTGAATGGATCAAAGTTGACAATCCACCTAAGTGTCGTTTGTCGCTTCAAATTCACAAAGTGCTTTGGGGAAATCAGAAAGGAGTTTGATGGATATCCCTACTCAATTAAGTTTAGATTTTGAAACAACTGTTGAACCAAAACAAACAAATGAATACGGATTCCTTGTAGACGAACCGGAGTTAGGTCTTGCAAAAGTCACAAAAGAGACTGCTACTTCTGTAGAACTGTTTTTTGAATCAAAAGAGATTTTTAGAACAGTTAATAAATCCAACAAACAATTAAAATTTTTAAACCAATACCCACAATCACTTCGTGAATGGGAAGAATTTCCCAAAGCTATGGACTTGGCACTTGATGCAAGCCAACTCAAACTTACTTATAATTTTAATAAACTATCCTCACTTTCAAATTCTCGAACTCGTTTACTTCCTCATCAGATTGAATCTACATTCATTGTAGCCAATAGTTTAAAACCAAGATTCATTTTAGCAGATGAAGTAGGACTTGGAAAAACGATTGAAGCTGGTCTTGCTGTTAAAGAACTTATGTTCCGACGTGGGCTCAAACGAGTCCTTGTGGTTGCCCCATCTCCCTTACTTGTCCAATGGCAACAGGAGATGAAAAACAAATTCAATGAAGAGTTTGCGATTGTTCGTAGAAGGAATTTTGTTACCAACGGTCCTGACCATTGGAGGAACTTTAATAAAATCATCACCTCCATTGATTTTATTAAAAACCCAAGGTATGCCGAAGAAATCCTTGGAACCAAATGGGACATCGTTGTTTTTGATGAAGCCCATAGACTTCGTCGTGATTATTCCAAAATCACTCGTGGATATTTATTTGCTGAAAAAATTGCTAGAAAAACAGAATGCCTCCTCCTTCTCACAGCGACTCCATTCCGAGGAAAACTAGAAGAACTTTTTTACCTCATGCACCTAGTCGATCCCAATATTCTTGGGCCATACCATACCTTCGTTAATGATTATGTGGTTGGTCAAAAAGGTGACTTAAAAGAAAAAATTTCCAAGGTTCTCCTTCGCCGTCGTAAAGTGGAAGTGGGTGGATTTACCAAACGATTTGCAAAAACAGTTAGGATTGATCTCTCTCCCATCGAACGAGCATTTTACGATGAGACTACAGATTATGTAAAAAGAGAATACAATATGGCAATGGGGACCAAAAACCGTGCCATTGGATTTGTAATGGTGGTATTCCAAAAACTTTTGGATTCATCTGTCATTGCACTACTTTCTGCCTTACAAAAAAGAAAGTTTATGTTGGAATCCAAATTCCATTACATGAAAGAACATGAAACCACTTTGGATGATTGGGATTTAGATGAAACAGAAGGTGTCGAAGATTTTATTTCTGAATTAGAAGATGAAGAAATGTCTAGTTTCCAAAGGATCAAACGAGAGCTTTTTACACTGAACCGCCTCATCCATTTGGGAAAACAAATCAAAGAAGACAAAAAAACTCAGAAATTAAGAGAAACCTTATATCGTTTAAAAAAAGAAGGCCATAAAAAATTCATTATCTTCACGCAATTTAGAACGACACAAGATCATTTGCAATCGGTTCTAGAACCTGATTTCAAGGTTTCTCCTTTCCACGGCTCTCTTAGCATGGATGAAAAAGAAGTTGCTATCCAAAAGTTTAAAGAAGACTACGAAGTTTTAATTTGTACGGAAGCTGGTGGCGAAGGTCGTAACTTACAATTTGCAAATATCCTTTTTAATTACGACTTACCTTGGAGCCCACTCAAGATCGAACAACGGATTGGAAGGATCCATCGTTTCGGTCAAAAAGATAATGTTTATATCTTTAACTTTGCTTCCAAAGATACAGTGGCCGAAAGAATTTTAGAAGTTCTGACCAATAAAATTCGTTTGTTTGAAGAATCCATTGGTGCTTCTGATGATTTGCTCGGAACGATTGAAGAGGAATTAGATTTCAACTCTAGTCTTATGAAGTTTGTTACTGGTACAAAAACAAAAGAAGAGTTAGAAACAGAATTTGATCTTAGAATTCAAGTAGCTCAAAAAGGCTTTGAAAAACTCAATGCTCTTGTAACTCCCAAGGTTTTAGATTTTAATCTAAAAGATTATTACGATCATACACTTGAAGAAAGAGAATGGAATAATAGTCATTTGGAAGAAGTGGTTGCCCAAGGTTCCAAATTTTTCCAAGCTCACCTACCAGGAACATTGACCTCGGTTGGGAAAGGGTCTTACGAATATAAAAACGCAGATGGAAAACTTAAAAAAGCTACCTTTGATTCAGACCTTGCTTTAACCAATGATTCATTGGAATTTCTTGCTTTTGGTCATCCCTTTGTAGAAAAAGTTACAGAGTTACTCACACAAAGCGATATCGGACGTAAAAAAAAGTACCTATTTTCAAATAACCTAGGACAAAAAATTTTATTTGTGTTCCAGGTGGAATTTGATTTCTCTCTCAAACGAAAAGATCTGTTTTTCATAGAATATGACTTAAAGAAAAAGAAATCTTTAGTTCTTACGGAAAAACCAACAGAATGGATCGATGCAAAATCCTACGTTCCAGAGAAAGAAATTTCACTTTCCAAATTAGAAGAAGCATTTATCCATTGTTATCCGATTGTTGAATCGGAAGCAGAATCTAAAAAAGAAACTCTAAGAAAAGAAACACTTTCGATTTTCCAGAAGGAAGAATACAAAGTGGAACTTTCTCACCAAAAAACCATTCGCCAATTAGAAGAAAAATTAATGCGCCAGGAAGCCGCTTACAAATGGGACAATCGTCCTGAAAAAAAAGCAGTCCTACATAAAACTATGAAAGAAATCCAACGTGCCAAGGATGATTACACGATCGAAATTCGAAAAATCAAAAATGGTGCGACTATTTTTCATAGAATTCGCCTTTTCCAAACTTACATCAGTATTTAATTCATTTACAGAGAATTTCAAAAAAATAGAATTTGGGAATGTTCTTTCCCAAAATTCCTTTCTGGATCCAAATTTTCGCATCTTTGTTGTTAGGTTTATTATTTGGTATCCTACTAAATCCAGAAACAGGTTTTGTATCCTCACTTGTTTTAAAACCTTATTTATCATGGATGAAACTACCTGGAGATATTTTTTTAAATTTGCTCCAGATGATTATGATTCCTTTAGTGATTGTCTCCATCGCACTTGGTGTTTCTAGTTTAAAAAATTTAAAGGATCTTTGGAGTTTGGGAAGTAAAACACTTCTCTATTTTATTTTTACAACTATTGTTTCAGTCAGTATTGGAATATCGCTCGCATTGGTGATTAAACCAGGAAATCAAATTCAAACGCAATCAGTCGTTACAAACACAACGATCGCAAAAACGGATTTAAAACAAAATGAAGAACCGGTTCCTGAAATTATCGCAAATATTATTCCTAAAAACCTTGTAAATGTTTGGTCCAAACAACAAATGTTATCGGTTGTTTTTTTTGGAATGATCTTAGGTGTTTTTTTTCTCACTTCCAAAGAATCTGGAGCGGCACTCAAAGCATTTTGTCACTCCCTTGAAAGTTTTTGTTTATGGGTAGTTGCCACTGCAATGAAATTGGCCCCACTCGCTGTTTTGGGACTCATGAGTTATGCGATGGTACAAATCGGATTTTCTTTGTTATTTGGATTGGTTTCTTACATTGCGACAGTCATTTTCGGATTATTTTGCATTCTTATTTTTTATTTAAGTTTGATTTTCATACTTACAAGAAAGAATCCTTTTCGTTTTTTGAATCAAGTTCGCGAAATTCCATTACTTGGTTTTTCAACCTCTAGTTCAAGTTCAGTCCTTCCCTATTCGTTAAAACTTGCTAAGGAAAAATTAAAATTAAAAGAAACCGTGGCCGACTTTGTACTTCCTCTAGGTGCCACAATCAATATGGATGGAACGGCTTTATACCAAGCAGTGGCTACCGTTTTTTTAGGTCAGGTTTACCAAGTCAATTTATCCACAATAGACTTGTTTTTGTTAGTTGGAACAGTGACGGCAGCCTCTATCGGAACTGCGGCAACTCCTGGTGTTGGACTTGTCATCCTCACATCTATCTTATATACATTTCATATTCCCATCGAAGGAATCACTATCCTTTTTGGAGTTGACCGCTTTTTAGATATGTGTAGAACTTCAGTAAATCTAACCGGCGATTTATCCTGCGCATTTATTATGGACCATATCTGGAAGGAAACAAAAACCAATGAAAAGAATTAAATACACAGTTTTGTTAGGAATGTTGGTATTCCTCATCCATTGTGATACAAAAAAGGATTATCTTGACGATGTTGGAGCCAATTTACTTTGCACGACATACGCAATTTGTAACGGAGAAACACCTGCAAAAACTGGTATTATCGGTGATAGTTGGACAGATCTCCTTCTTGGGTTTCCAGCTGTAGAAACTCTTAGGCCTCAGTTAGAAAACCGGTTTCATTATAAATTTGTTGGTGCCACCCTCGGTGGTAAAACCTTACAACAGGTAGTTAACGAAGGGCTCCAATTCCAAGTCATTGACCAAGGTGGAGCTGACATGAAAGTTATCATCTTATCTTTGGGTGGAAATGACATCCAAGCCAATCTTTCCGAATATATTGGAAATGTGGAAGCGGTGCAAGCAGAACGTTTTGCTACCATCAAAGCAAATCTCAAAAAATTATTGGCTACAGGAAATGCCTACAAAGTTTCTAGATTTGGTGGCCAACCCCTTAAGTGGATCATTCATGGTTATGACTATCCGAATCCATATATGGCGCCTGTCATAGCCGGTTCAGATGAAGGATGTAAATCGAAGTTTGATCGCATTGGACTTGTTGTTCCAGATGCAGCTGTGTTTACCTCAACACAATTAGATGCATTTAATAACTTACTACTTGATACCATTCGCGAAGAACCCACCCTTCTTTATACGGACCTAAGAAATACTTTAGGTGGAAAACCGTTTTCGCGAGCTGAATTTATGTTAGATTGCATTCATGCAAATAACTTAGGATATACGTATCTTGCTGATAAATTCGCAAGATTAATTTATCCAATTACCAATATAGGATTTTAATATGAAAAATATAATCATCATATACCTCTTTTTAATTTCATTGGTTTCTTCCTTATATGCTCAGCCAACTACTAATACTGGGTTTGCACACCCGTTACAAATTGAACCAGTAGCTTTATATACAAAGGTTAGAGGAAACATAGGTTATTGGCATAAAGACTTCAATGGAGTCAAAGAAATAAACAAAGACATTAATGTTGAAGGGGAATACAAATTTTCAAATTCGTTTTCTGTTATTTCTTCTTTTGGTCGAACAGACTATTCACAAACCGACACCGCAAGAGAAATCACTTGGGATCGTTGGAATGCAGGGATTAAATATGGGAAAGTATATGAAAATGGATCTTCCCAATTTTTAATCGGAGCCGGTTTAAGGCTCTATGATAAAAAAAGAAACGCTGAATTTAGAGAAAGAGAAAATCCTGATTTTTATTTATTTAGACCTAATTTTGGATTGGGCTATAAATACGGAATTTTCCAAATCATGTCTGAGTTTCGTTTTCAAACGGAAACGAATCGACATGGGAAAGAATCTAGCCTGCAGGAATTTAAACGTTATTACCAAGTAGGAATTGCACCATCTTTTTCCATCGCTGATTCCGTTCGTATCTTTACAGAATTGGAATACAGAGAACCAGTCGATCGAGTGGCCGATAAAAATTTAAGATATTTTAATTTTTATCCAGGAATCTCAATGAATACCGAAAACTTTGGAACTTTTAGTTTTTCCCTTCTCTTAGGTATTTTGCCAAAAGAAGACAATGCAATCGATCGTGGAATTCGTTTTTCCTATTTCTACTTCTTTGATACAAACCAGTAGTATGAAACGTGGTCTATTGATTTCAATTTGTATCTTTTTTTTTCAATGTTTAAGTTTTCAAATTGGAAATCCTTCTGTAACAATTTTCCAAAATAAAGGACAAGAAGGATGGTTTTCTCCAGGAAAGGTACCTATGCCGACAGATACATTTGTGGAATCTTGTACTACGAATTACTTTGGTTTGGTGAGTATTGGGAATGCTAGTTTAGAATTTATATCTTACCATTCCCGTCCTAAAGAAATCCACAGTTTGGATCATTATTATAAAAACCAATATTTCTTTTTCCAAGAACTTTGTTTACGAATCACAGGACGATGAAACAAAACATTGACTCACTAACTGAATTTGCAAAGAAACTGAAAAGTGGACTCATTTATGAGGAAATTGAATTCAAACTAAAAGAATTCCATTCCAAAAAAAACATATCCTCTAATAAATCACTCGAAGCACTTACTGAAAAAATTCGAAAGAAAGAAGAACAAATTAAAAAACTTTATGACGACATCATCCATTTACAAAACAAACTTTCAGAAATTTTGGACCAGGAACTTAAAAAATAACCAATCCTATTCAAAACTCAGGCTGGTCCAAACATTCTGTTTTTTAATTTTTATCTTTTTTCATTCCTGTGCCAGTTCTGGATTTGGAACCCAAGGCCTTCTCTACGAGAACCAAAGGATTAGTACGATGGAAACAGGTAATCCTGCCACTAAGGAAGGAATTGCTTGTGCCAAGTCCTATTTGGGTCTCCTAGCCCTCGGAGATGCCTCTGTGGAAGTATCCCAAAAAAATGGAAATATTAGAGAAATTACGTCTATTGATCTAGAAACTTACAATTTCTTGGGGATTTACGCAAAACTCTGCACAATTACGAAGGGAATTTAGTCGAAACTAATAGAACCTATGTCTGCTTGGAAGAAAATTCATGTCCTGTTTCTCTGTCTATTTTCTTCCCTAGTTTGTTTGCCAAAACCAAAACCATCGCTTTTGGGGGTTTTGGTCTTGCCTTTAGTCACACAAACATCTTCCAATTTTACCATTGAATCCACTGTTCCAGCAGATGGAGCCACAGGTGTTTCCTTAAACCCCACAATCACAATTGTGATGACCCAAGCAGTCGAGAGTACTTCTCTTAATACAAATATTAGTTGTTCCCCGTCTTGTCCGAGCCTCACTGGTGGTACTTCTAACAGAACCATCACACTCACACCAGCAAGTGCTCTCATTACAGGTACCACTTACACCATTACTTTAAACCAAAACATACAATCTATCTTTGGATTAACGCTCGGTACAAACACCAGTTTCAGTTTTACCACCCTATAAAAAAAGCCGACGTTTCCGCCGGCTCCTTTTTCCAAATTTACGAAACTAGAATTGGTTGTTTGTCTTTGGTAGATTCCTTTGAATCAAAGACCTCTACCAAAGTAAAGTAGGTTCAAATAAATTCTTATTTAAAGAAATTTAAAATGATCCCACCTTTTGTTACAAAAAACTCAGCAAACACAAGTGAGGTGATTGCCATAAGTTTAATCAAAATGTTGATGGCAGGACCAGAAGTATCTTTGAACGGATCACCTACTGTATCACCCACAACCGCGGCTTTGTGTTTTTCAGAACCTTTTCCACCAGCTGTTTTTTCGATGTATTTTTTAGCGTTGTCCCAAGCTCCACCGGAGTTTGCAGATGAAATCGCAAGAACCACACCAGAAACAAGGGCACCAGCAAGAAGACCAGCAAGTGACTTCACACCAAACAAATAACCAACCACAATCGGGCTAAGAAGAACTAGTAAACCTGGAGGAATCATTTCCCGAAGAGCCGCAGAAGTAGAAATGTCTACACACTTAGCATACTCTGGTTTTGCAGTTCCTTCCATAAGACCTGGAATTTCTTTGAATTGGCGACGAACTTCTTTTACCATATCAAGGGCTGCCTTACCTACAGACTTCATTGTCATCGCAGAGAAGATAAAAGGAAGCATTGCTCCAAAAAGAAGACCACCGAAAACTAATGGATCCAAAAGTTCAATGGAAGTTAAATCAATTGCACCTTCACCCATTTCTTTGGAAGCATTTTGTGTTCTAGTGATAAACGCT carries:
- a CDS encoding TRL domain-containing protein produces the protein MKRGLLISICIFFFQCLSFQIGNPSVTIFQNKGQEGWFSPGKVPMPTDTFVESCTTNYFGLVSIGNASLEFISYHSRPKEIHSLDHYYKNQYFFFQELCLRITGR
- a CDS encoding 7-carboxy-7-deazaguanine synthase QueE, giving the protein MFGKIHEIYSSISGEGISQGIPTVFIRFAGCSLRCGKTESRSLWCDTAYALGPNQGEEKSLESIWMDLENLDPHHGYQVLLSGGEPLEGKNRDLSISIANKIYKHRTEAGLPYPAARVETNGSERITEDAFFIFTMDYKLPGSGMEDRMDLENFRILEKRHNSLDEIKFVVRDRIDFDRSIEVIREQKIHTNILYSPVHGEVDAKELVEWIKVDNPPKCRLSLQIHKVLWGNQKGV
- a CDS encoding DEAD/DEAH box helicase, whose translation is MDIPTQLSLDFETTVEPKQTNEYGFLVDEPELGLAKVTKETATSVELFFESKEIFRTVNKSNKQLKFLNQYPQSLREWEEFPKAMDLALDASQLKLTYNFNKLSSLSNSRTRLLPHQIESTFIVANSLKPRFILADEVGLGKTIEAGLAVKELMFRRGLKRVLVVAPSPLLVQWQQEMKNKFNEEFAIVRRRNFVTNGPDHWRNFNKIITSIDFIKNPRYAEEILGTKWDIVVFDEAHRLRRDYSKITRGYLFAEKIARKTECLLLLTATPFRGKLEELFYLMHLVDPNILGPYHTFVNDYVVGQKGDLKEKISKVLLRRRKVEVGGFTKRFAKTVRIDLSPIERAFYDETTDYVKREYNMAMGTKNRAIGFVMVVFQKLLDSSVIALLSALQKRKFMLESKFHYMKEHETTLDDWDLDETEGVEDFISELEDEEMSSFQRIKRELFTLNRLIHLGKQIKEDKKTQKLRETLYRLKKEGHKKFIIFTQFRTTQDHLQSVLEPDFKVSPFHGSLSMDEKEVAIQKFKEDYEVLICTEAGGEGRNLQFANILFNYDLPWSPLKIEQRIGRIHRFGQKDNVYIFNFASKDTVAERILEVLTNKIRLFEESIGASDDLLGTIEEELDFNSSLMKFVTGTKTKEELETEFDLRIQVAQKGFEKLNALVTPKVLDFNLKDYYDHTLEEREWNNSHLEEVVAQGSKFFQAHLPGTLTSVGKGSYEYKNADGKLKKATFDSDLALTNDSLEFLAFGHPFVEKVTELLTQSDIGRKKKYLFSNNLGQKILFVFQVEFDFSLKRKDLFFIEYDLKKKKSLVLTEKPTEWIDAKSYVPEKEISLSKLEEAFIHCYPIVESEAESKKETLRKETLSIFQKEEYKVELSHQKTIRQLEEKLMRQEAAYKWDNRPEKKAVLHKTMKEIQRAKDDYTIEIRKIKNGATIFHRIRLFQTYISI
- a CDS encoding SGNH/GDSL hydrolase family protein, giving the protein MKRIKYTVLLGMLVFLIHCDTKKDYLDDVGANLLCTTYAICNGETPAKTGIIGDSWTDLLLGFPAVETLRPQLENRFHYKFVGATLGGKTLQQVVNEGLQFQVIDQGGADMKVIILSLGGNDIQANLSEYIGNVEAVQAERFATIKANLKKLLATGNAYKVSRFGGQPLKWIIHGYDYPNPYMAPVIAGSDEGCKSKFDRIGLVVPDAAVFTSTQLDAFNNLLLDTIREEPTLLYTDLRNTLGGKPFSRAEFMLDCIHANNLGYTYLADKFARLIYPITNIGF
- a CDS encoding dicarboxylate/amino acid:cation symporter codes for the protein MFFPKIPFWIQIFASLLLGLLFGILLNPETGFVSSLVLKPYLSWMKLPGDIFLNLLQMIMIPLVIVSIALGVSSLKNLKDLWSLGSKTLLYFIFTTIVSVSIGISLALVIKPGNQIQTQSVVTNTTIAKTDLKQNEEPVPEIIANIIPKNLVNVWSKQQMLSVVFFGMILGVFFLTSKESGAALKAFCHSLESFCLWVVATAMKLAPLAVLGLMSYAMVQIGFSLLFGLVSYIATVIFGLFCILIFYLSLIFILTRKNPFRFLNQVREIPLLGFSTSSSSSVLPYSLKLAKEKLKLKETVADFVLPLGATINMDGTALYQAVATVFLGQVYQVNLSTIDLFLLVGTVTAASIGTAATPGVGLVILTSILYTFHIPIEGITILFGVDRFLDMCRTSVNLTGDLSCAFIMDHIWKETKTNEKN
- a CDS encoding Ig-like domain-containing protein, producing MPLVTQTSSNFTIESTVPADGATGVSLNPTITIVMTQAVESTSLNTNISCSPSCPSLTGGTSNRTITLTPASALITGTTYTITLNQNIQSIFGLTLGTNTSFSFTTL
- a CDS encoding TRL-like family protein, encoding MTTSSIYKTNFQKFWTRNLKNNQSYSKLRLVQTFCFLIFIFFHSCASSGFGTQGLLYENQRISTMETGNPATKEGIACAKSYLGLLALGDASVEVSQKNGNIREITSIDLETYNFLGIYAKLCTITKGI